The nucleotide sequence TGGCATCTCTTATGAATCCTGAGCCGAAGCAAACCGGCAAATAAACGGTGGAGACAAATGAGTCAGATATTTGAAGGCACTCTTGACGGACGCGGGCTGAAAATTGGCATCGTCGCCTCGCGATTCAATGATTTCATAGTAGAGAACCTCGTTCGTGGGGCCCGCAACGGACTTCGAAAATGCGGCGTCAAAGAGGCGGATGTGGATATTGCGGATGTGCCTGGCGCGCTTGAGTTGGCCTTCGCTGCAAGGCGCATGGCCGAGTCGGGCAGGTATGACGCCCTTATCTGCATCGGCTGTGTCATACGGGGTGCGACGTCCCACTATGACCTTGTATGCTCGGAGGCTGCCAAGGGCATCTCTCAGGTGTCGACAGACACCGGCGTGCCTGCAATTTTCTCTATCGTAACGACCGAGACGATCGAGCAGGCCATCGAGCGCTCGGGGACGAAAGCGGGCAACAAAG is from Nitrospinaceae bacterium and encodes:
- a CDS encoding 6,7-dimethyl-8-ribityllumazine synthase, with translation MSQIFEGTLDGRGLKIGIVASRFNDFIVENLVRGARNGLRKCGVKEADVDIADVPGALELAFAARRMAESGRYDALICIGCVIRGATSHYDLVCSEAAKGISQVSTDTGVPAIFSIVTTETIEQAIERSGTKAGNKGYDGALAAVEMATLSKALGKPRRTKK